Part of the Paenibacillus wynnii genome is shown below.
TCGCTTACTCAAACCCGAAGCCTCTCTCACACATTCGTTTACTTGCTTCTGCCAATATTTTATTTGATCCATGACATCAGTGATGTCAACGCGCGTCAAGGACCGTGTACCGATGGTGTATGACTGGCCAGTTGATAGCGCAAGTTCTGCGGCGAGCCACGATTCAAGATGGGCTTGTGCTACTTCATGTGTATATAAAGGCATTTCCTTTTCACCTCCTTTCAAATTTTAAACACTACTCGGCGTACCTCGGCGTCTCGATGTCTTCGGATGGACCTTTTGCGCACCTTCCCCAACTGCCATCGGCAACATCTCATCCAGATCAGGACTCAGAAGCTCAATCAGAGCAAGGTGATAAACGTGTAAGTCAAAAGGTTCATTGCGCTTTCGGATTGGCTGCCAAATCTGATACGTGACACCCATCTTCTTTTTAGTGACGAGCGTCTCAGCTGTAAGCCCGAGATAATACTCCTCGTTGTACCCTCGGTTATCATGACCAGGCTTATTCGCCGGGTAATGGCAGTAGCCTGGTCCATAACGTTTACGCTTTAAATCATTTGTCACGCGGTACTTTCCCTCGTCTACCCCGATTCGAATAACCGTTGCTTTGTAGCGGTTGTTGTTGGTGTATCCATTGTACAAAGGGACGTAACCACCATTCTCCTTACCTTCGCCTTTGATGGCGTAAATGCGTCTTCCTAACCGAGCAGCGCAAAACTTGTACACACTACCTGTATAGTGACCGCCTGAATCTATAAAGGATCCTACGATCCCAAAGGAACGGCCATGAGTATCTTTCCACTTCCGTTTAAGAAACTCATCAAGCTCTTCCCATACTCGTGACTGTTCCAGGTCTCCATGAATAACATGATACCTAATTCCCCAAGACTCACGACCTGATCCCCAACCCTTGACCTCGATTTCGAAACGATTGTCCTGAGTATCTACTGTAGCCGTTAAGATCTTCACGCCTTCCGGAACGTCAGCCTCGTATTCCTCACCGCGATGCATTAGTTCATTCTCATCCAGCTTCTCTCCAGTTGCTCGCCACGTTTCGCCCATGACTGTGT
Proteins encoded:
- a CDS encoding DUF6148 family protein produces the protein MPLYTHEVAQAHLESWLAAELALSTGQSYTIGTRSLTRVDITDVMDQIKYWQKQVNECVREASGLSKRSRVRRYVPTDL